From a region of the Alphaproteobacteria bacterium genome:
- a CDS encoding 3-phenylpropionate/cinnamic acid dioxygenase subunit beta, translated as MRTDRRTALERLFLQREIEEFLSVEAELLDARRFEDWLVLLAPDIRYWMPMMRNVHSARGTDESTREQADANWMDEGIETLTQRIRQLATGIHWAEEPVSRTTHMVSNVRLLDIRDGTPCEVDTSCRFLVYRNRQQDEADTFIGKRLDTLRQTEDGWRLARREIRLDQNVLLAKNLTTFF; from the coding sequence ATGCGGACTGATCGGCGGACAGCGCTGGAACGGCTGTTCCTGCAACGGGAAATCGAAGAATTCCTCAGCGTTGAAGCCGAACTGCTGGACGCCCGCCGCTTCGAGGACTGGCTGGTGCTGCTGGCCCCCGATATCCGCTACTGGATGCCGATGATGCGGAATGTGCATTCCGCGCGCGGGACAGACGAGTCCACGCGGGAACAGGCCGACGCCAACTGGATGGACGAAGGGATTGAAACCCTGACCCAGCGCATCCGGCAGCTTGCCACCGGCATTCACTGGGCGGAGGAGCCGGTATCGCGGACCACCCATATGGTCAGCAACGTCCGGTTGCTGGATATTCGGGACGGCACGCCTTGCGAAGTAGACACGTCCTGCCGCTTTCTGGTCTACCGGAACCGGCAGCAGGACGAAGCCGACACCTTCATCGGCAAGCGGCTGGATACGCTGCGCCAGACGGAGGATGGATGGCGGCTCGCGCGACGCGAAATCCGGCTCGACCAGAATGTGCTGCTGGCGAAGAATCTGACGACATTTTTCTAG
- a CDS encoding aromatic ring-hydroxylating dioxygenase subunit alpha, with translation MDTVSEQDLRRLVDADNGTVSREIFIDRAIFDREMARIFSRAWLFVGHEGLIPKPDDFFASRMGRDPVILTRNRQGEILVFLNSCTHRGMKLCRYDQGNARAFTCPYHGWSFSTNRDIVDEPGELVGVPHFEAGYGDRLDRRRWGLVRCPNVTVYKGTIWANWDAGAPPFLDWLGDMRRYLDFALDHRDGRPGGSEVIGGVQKWRVKTNWKFVAENFAGDMYHDISHRSVDAVGIGPGGKGRRDAQRPRLAIGFSALGHGVLGELPHTVEPEYAPTFASDPEVEAYYRRIYDDRVRNLGNQPRVTNSVGTIFPNMSFHSRQPRTILITHPISPTEVELWRLYLVDADAPQPVKDAARHYYLRYSGPGGMTEADDMENWTYATDSSAGAIARRHDFNYQLALGHAKPAPGLRGAVQSGTYSEENQRIFYRRWTQFMTGGDWSELMPQTTSVEADNAD, from the coding sequence ATGGATACGGTTTCCGAACAGGACTTGCGGCGCCTGGTCGATGCTGACAACGGGACAGTCAGCCGGGAAATATTTATCGACCGGGCGATTTTCGACCGGGAAATGGCGCGCATATTTTCCCGTGCATGGCTGTTCGTGGGGCATGAGGGCCTGATCCCCAAGCCGGACGATTTCTTTGCCTCACGGATGGGCCGGGACCCGGTAATCCTGACCCGCAACAGACAGGGCGAAATCCTCGTCTTTCTGAACAGTTGCACCCATCGCGGCATGAAGCTGTGCCGATACGATCAGGGCAATGCCCGCGCCTTTACCTGCCCCTATCACGGCTGGAGTTTTTCCACCAACCGCGACATCGTCGATGAACCGGGCGAACTGGTCGGCGTCCCGCATTTCGAGGCCGGCTACGGCGACCGGCTGGACCGCAGGCGCTGGGGGCTGGTGCGCTGCCCGAATGTCACCGTCTACAAGGGCACGATCTGGGCCAACTGGGATGCCGGCGCGCCCCCGTTCCTCGACTGGCTGGGCGATATGCGCCGTTACCTGGATTTCGCGCTGGACCACCGCGACGGTCGCCCCGGCGGGTCGGAGGTCATCGGCGGGGTACAGAAGTGGCGCGTGAAAACCAACTGGAAATTCGTCGCGGAGAACTTTGCCGGCGACATGTATCACGACATCAGTCACCGCTCGGTCGATGCCGTGGGGATCGGCCCCGGCGGCAAGGGGCGGCGCGACGCGCAACGGCCCCGTCTCGCCATCGGGTTCAGCGCGTTGGGACACGGTGTGCTGGGCGAACTGCCGCATACGGTGGAGCCCGAATACGCACCGACCTTCGCCAGCGACCCGGAGGTCGAAGCCTATTACCGCCGGATCTACGACGACCGGGTCCGAAACCTCGGTAACCAGCCACGAGTCACGAATTCGGTCGGCACGATCTTCCCCAATATGTCGTTTCATAGCCGGCAGCCGCGCACCATCCTGATCACCCATCCGATCAGCCCGACGGAGGTGGAACTCTGGCGGCTGTACCTGGTGGACGCGGACGCGCCGCAACCGGTCAAGGATGCCGCGCGCCACTACTACCTGCGCTATTCCGGCCCCGGCGGCATGACCGAGGCCGACGATATGGAAAACTGGACCTACGCGACCGACTCCAGCGCCGGCGCCATCGCGCGGCGGCACGATTTCAACTACCAGCTGGCGCTCGGCCACGCCAAACCGGCGCCGGGGCTTCGCGGCGCGGTTCAGAGCGGAACCTATTCGGAAGAAAACCAGCGGATATTCTATCGCCGCTGGACGCAGTTCATGACCGGCGGCGACTGGTCCGAACTGATGCCGCAGACCACATCCGTTGAGGCGGATAATGCGGACTGA